GGAGACGACGACGGTGAACGGGATCCGCTCCTGGGCCGCCGTCACGATCTCGGTGGGCATCATGACGAACGTGCCGTCGCCGATGAACGCGGTGATGCGGTGTTCGGGATCGGGATCCGCGAGGCGCACCCCCATCGCGGCCGGCAGCTCGTACCCCATGCACGAGAACCCGAACTCGAGGTGCGCGTGGCGCGCGTCGGTGGCGTCCCACACTTTCTGCAGGTCGCCGGGCGGGCCTCCCGCCGCGGCCACGATCGTGTCGCCCGCGCGAGCGTGCTCCTGCATGAGTCCGATGAGCTGGCCCTGGGTCAGGATCGCGTCGGTCACCGGCAGCTCCGGGTGATCGGCGCGGGGGAACGGAGTGTCGGGATCCAGCGCCGCGGCGCGCACCGGCAGCCACGCCTCGCGCGCCGCCACGACGTCTGCCGCCCAGGCCTCGGGCACCCGGTACTCGCCGAGCTCAGCGGCGAGCGCCTCGAGCGCCAGGCGGGCGTCGGCGATCACGGCCGTCGCCCCCTGCTTCACGGCGTCGTGCTCGACGAGGTTGATCGACGCGAAGCGCACGCCGGGGTGCTGGAAGAGCGACTGCGACGCCGTGGCGAAGTCGGTGAGCCGGGTTCCCACGTGCACGATGAGATCGGCGCGCTCGGCCAGGCGGTTCGTCGTCGGGGATCCCTCGAGCCCGATCCCGAACACGCTCCACGGCCCGTCCGCGGTGACCGCACCCTTGCCCGCGAAGGTCTCGCTGATCGGGAGGCCCGTGCGCCGGCCGAGGTCCGTGAGCGTCTGCTGCGCGTCGGCGTAGAGGACCCCGCCGCCCGCGATCACGAGGGGCCGCTCGGCCTGACGGATCAGCGCGGCGACCTCCGAGATCTCGCTGGCATCGGGCACGCGGCGCCGGATCACCCAGTCCCGCTCGGCGAAGAGCTCGACCGGGTAGTCGAAGGCGTGGGACTGCACGTCCTGCGGAAGCGCGAGCACCACGGCACCGGTCTCCTCGGGGTTCGCGAGCACCCGGAACGCCTGGGGCAGGGCCGTGAGGAGCTGCTCGGGTCGCGTGATGCGGTCGAAGAAGCGCGACACGGGGCGGAACGCGTCGTTCACCGTGACGTCGGGGGTGCCCGGCAGATCCAGCTGCTGCAGCACGGGGCCCTGCCGCCGCGTCGCGTAGGTGTCGCCGGGCAGGAGGAGCAGCGGGAGTCGGTTCACCGTGGCGAGCGCGGCCGCGGTGACGAGGTTCGTCGCGCCCGGACCCACCGAGGCGGTGACCGCGAGCGTCTGGCGACGTTTTGTGGCCTTCGCGAAGCCGGTCGCCAGGTGCCCGAGTGCCTGCTCGTTGCGACCCTGCACGAACGGCAGCGCGTCGGCGTGCTCCGCGAACGCCTGCCCGAGGCCGGCGACATTGCCGTGCCCGAAGATGCCGAGCGCGGCCGGCACGAAGCGCCGCCGCTCCCCGTCGGCCACGGTGTGCTGTGCGGCGAGGTACCGCACGATCGCTTGTGCGACCGTGAGTCGCACGGTCTCGCCTGATGTTCCCTGAACCATGTCGGTCAGCTCCTTCGTTGTTCTGCGTTCTTCACTCACTCGAATGCGGTGTTTCGCCTACTTCGCGGTCTGCGGAGCGATGGGTCAGATGAGCCTCCGGCCCCTAACTGTGCAACACCACCGTCTTCACCTCGGTCATCTCCTCCACCGCCGACCGCACCCCTTCCTTCCCGTACCCGCTTGCCTTGAACCCGCCGTAGGGCATGAGGTCTGCCCGCCACAGCGGGGTCCAGCCGAGGTGCACACTGCCCGCGTCGATCTCCCGCATCGCCCGGATCCCCTCGGCGAGGGTGCCGCCGAACACTCCGGCGGCCAACCCGTACGGGGTGCCGTTGGCGGCGTCGATCGCCGCGTCGAACGAGTCGACCGTGGTGACGGCGATGGCGGGACCGAAGAGCTCCTCCTGCGCGATCGCCTGGGACGTGTCGATCCCGGTCACGATCGCGGGCGCCACAAACGCGCCGTCGCGCTCCCCACCCGTGAGGAGCCGCCCGCCCTCGGCGACGGCCTGCGCAACGCTGCGCTCGACGCGCTCCGCCTCGCCCGCGGTGATGAGGGGACCGAGGGTCGTGCCCTCGGCCGAGGGATCCCCCATCCGGATCGCCTCCACGAGGGGCGTGAGGGCGTCGAGGAAGTCCCCCTCGACCGCGCGGTGCACGACGACGCGCTGCACCGAGATGCACACCTGCCCCCCGTTGACGTAGCCGCCGAGCGCCACGGCAGCGGCGGCCTGCGCGATGTCGGCGCCCGGCAGCACGAGCGTCGGCGACGAGGCGCCGAGTTCGAGCGACAGCTTCTTCACGCCCGCGAGCGACGAGATGCGCTCGCCGACGGCCGTCGAGCC
Above is a genomic segment from Leucobacter rhizosphaerae containing:
- the iolD gene encoding 3D-(3,5/4)-trihydroxycyclohexane-1,2-dione acylhydrolase (decyclizing), yielding MVQGTSGETVRLTVAQAIVRYLAAQHTVADGERRRFVPAALGIFGHGNVAGLGQAFAEHADALPFVQGRNEQALGHLATGFAKATKRRQTLAVTASVGPGATNLVTAAALATVNRLPLLLLPGDTYATRRQGPVLQQLDLPGTPDVTVNDAFRPVSRFFDRITRPEQLLTALPQAFRVLANPEETGAVVLALPQDVQSHAFDYPVELFAERDWVIRRRVPDASEISEVAALIRQAERPLVIAGGGVLYADAQQTLTDLGRRTGLPISETFAGKGAVTADGPWSVFGIGLEGSPTTNRLAERADLIVHVGTRLTDFATASQSLFQHPGVRFASINLVEHDAVKQGATAVIADARLALEALAAELGEYRVPEAWAADVVAAREAWLPVRAAALDPDTPFPRADHPELPVTDAILTQGQLIGLMQEHARAGDTIVAAAGGPPGDLQKVWDATDARHAHLEFGFSCMGYELPAAMGVRLADPDPEHRITAFIGDGTFVMMPTEIVTAAQERIPFTVVVSENHGYQVIRRLQMWRTGEHFGNEFRYRDGEGSLAGSDAGRLEGDYLRIDLGQIAAGLGAEVRTPTTAEEVRAALAETRDIRGPVVIVVPTIPHADLPSSEVWWDVSPAEVWDRVDTSAKLAEYGEGLAQQRWHA
- a CDS encoding aldehyde dehydrogenase family protein yields the protein MSAATADGTGTSSTGEHGSYGLLIGGEWQESASGARREIRSPYDGRTVGEVAAADTADVEAAIRAAERGAAVWRRTPAHERAAILLRAAALADERAEQLAATISAENGKPLAEALGEARRSGAIIRLSVQEGTQLYGDSLPLDANPGTGQDKVGFTLRQPVGIVAAITPFNYPALLVLHKVGPALASGNAVILKPAGATPLTALALAQVFVEAGLPEGVLSVLTGSGAAIGDALVRDPRVRKISFTGSTAVGERISSLAGVKKLSLELGASSPTLVLPGADIAQAAAAVALGGYVNGGQVCISVQRVVVHRAVEGDFLDALTPLVEAIRMGDPSAEGTTLGPLITAGEAERVERSVAQAVAEGGRLLTGGERDGAFVAPAIVTGIDTSQAIAQEELFGPAIAVTTVDSFDAAIDAANGTPYGLAAGVFGGTLAEGIRAMREIDAGSVHLGWTPLWRADLMPYGGFKASGYGKEGVRSAVEEMTEVKTVVLHS